One Fulvia fulva chromosome 12, complete sequence genomic region harbors:
- a CDS encoding Vegetative incompatibility protein HET-E-1, with protein MRLLNVESLELRTFHASDTPRYVIASHRGSDEEVTFKDVHEKRNSHKSGYMKIVGFANYIKKHVSPIKWLWIDTCCINKGDPAELSHPINSMYSWYRNAELCIAYLADVEEQGSLKSSVWFERGWTLQELLAPRIVVFVTDQWQVIGNKGSSSHSCSITPLGSDLTGTIAAKTGIPTQVLSDWGTSANMKLIDKLKWMEGRRTTVPEDMAYALFGVLGVAPGADYGEGSETAMQRLEAAVNGQSGTSQQIKPLRELFERLKAPDPWTNHQLAQGHHEPNTGTWLLHSRAYQTWKSGAWEPGSSRCLWLHGKPGSGKTVLCSTAVEDSLACCRGRPYFGYAVFYFSFSDESKQDYLAFLTSLLEQLGQREPGLGVLRMLSVHAIRTQDWLEDTLRRCIASYQQVFLHVDALDECSRADKVREHVLVGLETLVATAPNIRVLVTSRAEPDIREYLQRFDTVSIEATTADQDIRLYVSERLSRHSRLSLLPLQTRNLVEDTLTQKANGMFRWVDCQLAELEKLKSLRPTSIKAKLSALPEELDQTYERMLNRIKLVDRPYALTIFRWVTYAESPRTLLELTEADVIDPTRCPTADGDFDVGKKYHWKDALEILGEFLLVEHPRPGDENYNHGTLFDEAEEEDLSMASQTKTNNKHVRVHLAHFSVNQYLQSTLISTGHSQYFHLIPAREHTFLTQSCITYLMYYSDSTLKACSKQDLDTFPLLRYAAKSWSYHASRQQWTDATREARFLTSERYKHDWLRVHNPEEPLREPFDGFPGTIGSGLHYASFFGLGRLVEILQSDAWR; from the exons ATGCGTCTCCTCAACGTCGAAAGCCTCGAACTCCGTACCTTCCACGCCAGTGACACGCCCCGATACGTGATAGCATCGCATCGGGGGTCCGACGAAGAAGTAACATTCAAAGATGTTCACGAGAAGCGGAATTCACACAAGAGCGGGTATATGAAGATTGTTGGGTTTGCAAACTATATCAAGAAACACGTATCGCCTATAAAATGGCTATGGATTGATACCTGCTGCATCAATAAGGGCGATCCAGCAGAATTGTCCCACCCGATCAACTCCATGTACAGCTGGTATCGCAATGCCGAGCTATGTATTGCATACCTCGCGGATGTGGAGGAGCAAGGGAGCCTGAAAAGCAGTGTCTGGTTCGAGAGAGGTTG GACGCTGCAAGAACTGCTGGCGCCGCGCATCGTTGTGTTTGTTACAGATCAGTGGCAAGTCATAGGGAACAAAGGATCTTCCTCTCACAGTTGCAGCATTACTCCCCTTGGGAGTGATCTTACAGGAACCATTGCAGCCAAGACAGGGATACCAACACAAGTGCTTAGTGATTGGGGGACCAGCGCGAACATGAAGCTCATTGATAAATTGAAATGGATGGAAGGTCGAAGGACGACCGTACCGGAAGACATGGCATACGCTCTATTCGGCGTGCTTGGGGTAGCGCCCGGCGCTGATTACGGTGAAGGAAGCGAGACCGCAATGCAAAGGCTCGAGGCAGCGGTGAACGGGCAGTCTGGAACGAGCCAACAGATCAAacctcttagagagctttTCGAACGGCTCAAAGCACCCGATCCATGGACGAACCATCAGCTGGCACAAGGACATCACGAGCCTAACACTGGCACGTGGCTGCTCCACTCGAGAGCCTATCAAACGTGGAAATCTGGAGCATGGGAGCCTGGCTCATCTCGATGTCTCTGGCTGCACGGCAAACCTGGGTCTGGCAAGACAGTCCTCTGCTCTACGGCCGTGGAGGATAGCTTGGCATGCTGTCGAGGACGACCCTATTTCGGATATGCGGTCTTCTACTTCTCATTCTCAGACGAAAGCAAGCAGGATTATTTGGCCTTCCTCACCTCACTGCTTGAACAGCTAGGTCAGAGGGAGCCTGGCCTGGGTGTCCTACGCATGCTGTCTGTGCACGCCATCAGGACTCAGGACTGGCTTGAGGATACTTTGAGGCGGTGCATTGCCTCGTATCAGCAGGTCTTCCTACACGTGGACGCTCTTGACGAATGTTCAAGGGCCGATAAAGTGCGAGAGCATGTGCTTGTTGGGCTAGAAACCCTTGTCGCTACAGCGCCAAATATCAGGGTTCTCGTGACCAGTCGAGCCGAACCAGATATTCGTGAATACCTGCAAAGGTTTGACACTGTGTCAATCGAAGCTACGACAGCAGACCAGGACATACGGCTATATGTGTCTGAGCGACTGTCTCGTCACTCAAGGCTCTCTCTGCTCCCTTTGCAGACGAGAAATTTGGTAGAAGACACACTTACCCAGAAGGCAAATGGGAT GTTCAGATGGGTAGACTGCCAGCTAGCAGAGCTTGAAAAACTCAAGTCGCTCAGGCCAACATCGATCAAGGCGAAATTGTCAGCCCTTCCAGAGGAATTAGATCAGACTTACGAGCGGATGCTTAACAGGATCAAGCTGGTCGATCGGCCCTATGCACTCACAATATTTCGATGGGTTACGTATGCAGAGTCGCCTCGAACTCTTCTTGAACTAACCGAAGCCGATGTGATTGATCCGACCAGATGTCCGACCGCGGACGGCGATTTCGATGTAGGCAAGAAGTACCACTGGAAAGATGCACTGGAAATACTCGGCGAATTCCTCTTAGTAGAGCACCCCAGACCTGGTGACGAGAACTACAACCACGGGACGTTGTTCGACGAAGCCGAAGAAGAAGATCTCAGCATGGCATCTCAAACAAAAACAAACAACAAACACGTCCGAGTCCACCTTGCGCACTTTTCCGTCAATCAATACCTGCAGTCAACACTCATATCGACGGGCCATTCCCAGTACTTCCATCTCATTCCTGCGCGGGAGCACACCTTTCTCACCCAGAGCTGTATCACATATCTGATGTACTATAGCGACTCTACGCTGAAGGCCTGCTCGAAACAGGATCTGGATACCTTTCCCCTTCTGCGGTATGCTGCAAAGTCGTGGAGTTACCACGCATCACGCCAGCAGTGGACAGACGCAACCCGAGAGGCTCGGTTTCTCACCTCTGAAAGGTACAAACATGATTGGCTCCGTGTTCACAACCCTGAAGAGCCACTGAGAGAGCCTTTCGACGGGTTTCCGGGGACGATCGGATCAGGTTTGCATTATGCAAGCTTTTTTGGACTGGGACGACTAGTTGAGATACTTCAGTCCGACGCATGGCGTTGA
- a CDS encoding DNA-damage-repair/toleration protein, chloroplastic, producing MTCDIEPVSLLQSHSYTQTVQHIDIVANKMGEEPKKGRLTLYENLLSKDTLREMQARDAAKMADEAKKKKDASLMFKPTNLGKKNTKPAPKPKPTFASVHKNSSSVSTGPPATTDAPERSSTPQQQSQQQQAQKRGFNDWLANEDEEWEYYEKPRHGQSGKNRKKKKSKQAQEQAWSWDDLYDPSLPVNFLAYPKSDAYYDVNEAWKQRLYDARRRERQRKGQDKKRSYSDDEDMPDARSRPRAGIQFAPPSNIDFAPPTASSSDGPSRTHSTGLSRDRDDRSAPSYPPPVEINQEETAEEVYARRMALSGRPVPTQPAAPSPPAVPRPSPIAAPVPPPPTKPLSADAEEKRAKAAAQIAAIKAKMAAKTGSPAPATASPQPPAQVAAIPSTNAPPATIATPPPPPPEPQQPPAPASTISAAPTFNPAYHANKAAQDEAAPEAEETAEDPHAPRSRAPGQAGFAERLMAKMGYQKGQGLGADGSGITTAIVMKAEKRKKKSDAEGGGYVAPANMGKIVGGKKKKKVETTESETDAMSEVIRLEGMLANMDVDKEIQENNLMQEVGDELGEFGKVERLFIWRTNAGGNDEVFIKFTSPLSALRAVREMDGVEFADNVVKAAFFDAEKFERGEYA from the exons ATGACTTGCGACATTGAACCTGTCTCCCTGCTTCAATCGCATTCCTACACCCAAACAGTACAACATATCGACATTGTAGCGAACAAGATGGGCGAAGAACCGAAGAAGGGTCGCCTGACCCTGTACGAAAACCTGCTCTCCAAGGACACTCTGCGCGAGATGCAGGCGAGGGACGCAGCAAAGATGGCAGACGAGGCCAAGAAGAAGAAAGACG CCTCTCTGATGTTCAAGCCGACAAACTTGGGCAAGAAGAACACCAAACCAGCACCAAAACCGAAGCCGACATTCGCATCAGTACACAAGAACTCCTCGAGTGTATCCACTGGACCGCCGGCTACGACAGACGCGCCAGAGCGATCGAGCACACCCCAGCAGCAATCACAGCAGCAGCAGGCGCAAAAGCGAGGATTCAATGATTGGCTTGCGAACGAGGACGAGGAGTGGGAGTACTACGAGAAGCCGCGGCATGGCCAGAGCGGGAAGAACAGGAAGAAAAAGAAGAGCAAGCAGGCGCAGGAACAAGCCTGGTCTTGGGACGATCTGTACGATCCATCCTTGCCTGTGAACTTCCTTGCATATCCCAAGTCTGATGCATACTACGACGTCAATGAAGCGTGGAAGCAGAGACTGTACGATGCTCGGAGAAGGGAGAGGCAGCGGAAAGGTCAGGACAAGAAGCGTTCGTACAGCGACGACGAAGATATGCCTGATGCCAGAAGTC GGCCACGAGCTGGTATACAGTTCGCGCCGCCGAGCAACATCGACTTCGCTCCTCCCACAGCGTCGAGCTCAGACGGTCCCTCTCGAACACACTCCACGGGTCTTTCACGAGATCGCGATGACCGATCAGCGCCGTCCTATCCGCCCCCGGTTGAGATCAACCAAGAAGAGACGGCGGAGGAAGTATACGCACGGCGCATGGCATTGAGTGGAAGACCCGTTCCAACACAACCTGCAGCCCCCTCACCTCCCGCTGTACCGCGACCCTCGCCCATCGCTGCTCCGGTACCACCACCTCCAACGAAACCACTTTCGGCGGATGCGGAGGAGAAACGAGCGAAAGCTGCTGCACAGATCGCTGCCATCAAAGCGAAGATGGCAGCAAAGACCGGAAGTCCAGCGCCTGCAACAGCATCTCCTCAGCCACCAGCACAAGTTGCAGCGATACCCTCAACGAATGCGCCTCCCGCGACGATAGCGACCCCTCCCCCGCCTCCGCCCGAACCTCAGCAGCCTCCAGCCCCCGCCAGCACGATCTCCGCAGCACCGACCTTCAACCCAGCATACCATGCGAACAAAGCAGCCCAGGATGAGGCGGCGCCAGAGGCGGAAGAAACGGCAGAAGATCCACATGCGCCTCGATCAAGAGCACCCGGACAAGCAGGCTTTGCAGAAAGACTCATGGCCAAGATGGGATACCAGAAGGGTCAAGGCCTCGGCGCAGACGGCTCAGGCATCACAACCGCCATCGTCATGAAAGCCGAGAAGCGCAAGAAGAAGTCCGATGCCGAAGGCGGAGGTTACGTCGCACCGGCCAATATGGGCAAGATCGTAGGCGgcaagaagaagaagaaggtcgAGACTACCGAAAGCGAGACGGATGCCATGTCTGAGGTCATCAGACTTGAGGGTATGCTGGCGAATATGGACGTGGACAAGGAGATTCAGGAGAATAATTTGATGCAAGAAGTTGGGGATGAGCTGGGAGAGTTTGGGAAGGTGGAGAGGTTGTTTATTTGGAGGACAAACGCAGGTGGGAATGATGAGGTTTTCATCAAGTTTACGAGTCCGCTGAGCGCGCTGAGGGCTGTGAGGGAGATGGACGGGGTGGAGTTTGCGGATAATGTCGTGAAGGCGGCGTTCTTTGACGCGGAGAAGTTTGAGAGGGGGGAGTATGCTTGA
- a CDS encoding ATP-dependent kinase-like protein: MDQQVSRLVDKAWDRLQTLPQSKRYLIAVSGIPGSGKTTLAAKVADQLNERWRGESAARTPQETIATILPMDGYHLTRAQLSAMPDPHTAHARRGAAFTFDAPAFLSLVKKLREPVCPETVTILAPSFDHAVKDPVADDIPIRQSARIVVMEGNYLSLGSGSPEWKEAAELMDELWFVEVARETARQRLIKRHVESGIARDEEDAAKRADENDLVNGDEIVAGRLEVHEVITSNEHKAWTPEQQGVEKERRGSEEERRRSSMKEVM; encoded by the exons ATGGACCAGCAAGTCAGCCGCTTGGTCGACAAGGCATGGGATAGGCTTCAGACCTTACCGCAAAGCAAGAGATACCTCATCGCCGTCAGCGGCATCCCCGGCTCTG GAAAGACCACACTAGCAGCCAAAGTCGCCGACCAGCTGAACGAACGATGGCGAGGCGAATCAGCAGCCCGCACACCGCAAGAAACGATCGCGACCATTCTCCCCATGGACGGCTACCACCTCACGCGAGCCCAACTCTCAGCCATGCCTGACCCGCACACCGCGCACGCTCGTCGGGGAGCAGCCTTCACCTTCGATGCGCCGGCGTTTCTGTCTCTCGTCAAGAAGCTCCGCGAGCCCGTTTGCCCGGAGACAGTTACAATCCTCGCCCCATCCTTCGATCACGCCGTGAAAGATCCCGTCGCAGACGACATACCCATCCGCCAGAGCGCGAGAATAGTGGTCATGGAAGGCAACTACCTCTCCCTAGGCAGCGGATCGCCAGAGTGGAAAGAGGCCGCTGAGCTGATGGATGAGCTGTGGTTCGTGGAGGTTGCGCGCGAGACGGCGAGGCAGCGGTTGATTAAGAGACATGTTGAGAGTGGGATTGCGAGGGATGAGGAAGACGCGGCGAAGAGGGCGGATGAGAACGATTTGGTTAATGGGGATGAAATTGTGGCTGGGAGGTTGGAGGTGCATGAGGTTATCACGTCGAACGAGCATAAGGCGTGGACGCCGGAGCAGCAGGGGGTTGAGAAGGAGAGGCGTGGGTCTGAAGAGGAGAGGAGGAGGAGTAGTATGAAGGAGGTTATGTAA
- a CDS encoding ATP-dependent RNA helicase, mitochondrial produces the protein MATTNAPDALPFSSLKGKINDGLLQSLDAMGYEYMSPVQQKVLSELPTFQSDCLVQAKTGTGKTIAFLLPALQSVLSQAPLARGHVAILIVSPTRELALQIAKECESVTAKLPRKLECHTAYGGTSRDRDLKRFTSGDPKIVVATPGRLNDLLGEEDVRQRFQSIKTLILDEADQMLEAGFLVAITDILRRLPPKTNGWQGMCFSATMPKKIEGVLPKVLKSGYTRLSTINADEEPTIDKVPQHSVVVPSVGDTFTTLRVLLQREYELQSQNFKVIVFGATANGVALMHSVFSNIFHGTQMQVFQLQSRLSQNARTRTTNEFKEAPAGIMFASDVIGRGMDFPNVSLVVQVGIPSSGEQYVHRVGRTARAGNEGRAVILLTQRESFFLKVNKNLPITPYPENLLPLAAQQSQDVEVAFNQIDELTKAKAYQAWLGFHKTFTKQLQLNNEGLIEQANEYAATMGCPEPPMIDKRVVGKMGLKGVRGLNIGTVQDGPAPRRPQRPAGEPREPRQNGGGRTEQNGGGGGGYRGGNSRRGRGGGRGGARGGRVEKSS, from the exons ATGGCGACCACAAACGCGCCAGATGCGCTACCCTTTAGCAGCCTCAAAGGCAAGATCAATGATGGCCTGCTACAGAGTCTCGATGCCATGGGCTACGA GTACATGTCGCCCGTCCAGCAAAAAGTCCTCTCAGAACTCCCTACATTCCAGTCCGACTGTCTCGTTCAAGCCAAGACCGGAACAGGAAAGACGATTGCCTTCCTGCTTCCAGCATTACAGTCAGTCCTCTCGCAAGCACCCTTAGCAAGAGGCCATGTCGCGATCCTAATCGTCTCACCAACACGTGAGCTGGCTCTGCAGATTGCAAAGGAATGCGAGTCAGTCACTGCCAAGCTCCCGAGGAAGCTGGAATGCCATACTGCATACGGCGGCACATCGAGAGATCGAGACTTGAAGCGCTTCACTTCTGGTGACCCGAAGATTGTTGTTGCTACTCCTGGTCGACTTAATGATCTGCTTGGTGAGGAGGATGTGCGACAGCGGTTTCAGTCGATCAAGACTCTCATTCTTGATGAGGCGGATCAGATGCTGGAGGCCGGCTTCTTGGTCGCGATTACCGACATCCTCCGCAGACTTCCTCCGAAGACCAACGGATGGCAGGGAATGTGCTTCAGCGCCACCATGCCGAAGAAGATCGAAGGCGTGCTGCCGAAAGTGCTCAAGTCTGGCTACACCCGACTATCGACGATCAACGCCGACGAAGAGCCCACCATCGACAAAGTCCCACAGCATTCAGTCGTCGTACCTTCCGTTGGAGATACCTTCACGACATTACGAGTGCTCCTTCAACGAGAGTATGAGCTTCAATCACAGAACTTCAAGGTCATTGTCTTCGGTGCTACTGCCAATGGTGTAGCTTTGATGCACTCCGTCTTCAGCAACATCTTCCACGGCACACAGATGCAAGTCTTCCAGCTTCAATCACGACTGTCTCAGAATGCGCGGACAAGAACAACAAACGAGTTCAAGGAAGCACCAGCAGGCATTATGTTCGCCAGCGATGTCATTGGACGTGGTATGGACTTCCCTAATGTCAGTCTTGTCGTCCAAGTCGGCATCCCATCAAGTGGCGAGCAATACGTCCACCGCGTGGGCCGCACGGCCCGAGCAGGGAACGAAGGCAGAGCCGTCATTCTCCTCACCCAGCGCGAAAGCTTCTTCCTCAAAGTCAACAAGAACCTCCCCATCACACCCTACCCCGAGAACCTTCTTCCACTGGCAGCACAGCAAAGCCAAGACGTGGAAGTAGCTTTCAACCAGATCGATGAGCTCACCAAGGCGAAAGCATACCAAGCATGGCTGGGCTTCCACAAGACGTTCACGAAGCAGCTACAACTCAACAATGAAGGTCTCATCGAGCAGGCAAATGAGTATGCAGCCACTATGGGATGTCCTGAGCCTCCTATGATCGATAAGCGCGTGGTGGGCAAGATGGGTCTGAAGGGTGTGAGGGGGCTGAACATTGGGACTGTGCAGGACGGGCCAGCGCCGAGACGACCACAGAGACCTGCTGGTGAGCCGCGGGAGCCGAGACAGAATGGAGGTGGACGTACAGAGCAGAATGGCGGAGGTGGAGGAGGATACAGAGGAGGGAACAGCAGGAGAGGGCGGGGTGGTGGACGTGGTGGAGCGAGAGGTGGAAGAGTTGAGAAGAGCTCGTGA